In one Balaenoptera ricei isolate mBalRic1 chromosome 20, mBalRic1.hap2, whole genome shotgun sequence genomic region, the following are encoded:
- the DLG4 gene encoding disks large homolog 4 isoform X3 encodes MDCLCIVTTKKYRYQDEDTPPLEHSPAHLPNQANSPPVIVNTDTLEAPGYELQVNGTEGEMEYEEITLERGNSGLGFSIAGGTDNPHIGDDPSIFITKIIPGGAAAQDGRLRVNDSILFVNEVDVREVTHSAAVEALKEAGSIVRLYVMRRKPPAEKLMEIKLIKGPKGLGFSIAGGVGNQHIPGDNSIYVTKIIEGGAAHKDGRLQIGDKILAVNSVGLEDVMHEDAVAALKNTYDVVYLKVAKPSNAYLSDSYAPPDITTSYSQHLDNEISHSSYLGTDYPTAMTPTSPRRYSPVAKDLLGEEDIPREPRRIVIHRGSTGLGFNIVGGEDGEGIFISFILAGGPADLSGELRKGDQILSVNGVDLRNASHEQAAIALKNAGQTVTIIAQYKPEEYSRFEAKIHDLREQLMNSSLGSGTASLRSNPKRGFYIRALFDYDKTKDCGFLSQALSFRFGDVLHVIDASDEEWWQARRVHSDSETDDIGFIPSKRRVERREWSRLKAKDWGSSSGSQGREDSVLSYETVTQMEVHYARPIIILGPTKDRANDDLLSEFPDKFGSCVPHTTRPKREYEIDGRDYHFVSSREKMEKDIQAHKFIEAGQYNSHLYGTSVQSVREVAEQGKHCILDVSANAVRRLQAAHLHPIAIFIRPRSLENVLEINKRITEEQARKAFDRAAKLEQEFTECFSAIVEGDSFEEIYHKVKRVIEDLSGPYIWVPARERL; translated from the exons ATGGACTGTCTCTGTATAGTGACAACCAAG AAATACCGCTACCAAGATGAAGACACGCCCCCTCTGGAGCACAGCCCGGCCCACCTCCCCAACCAG GCCAATTCTCCCCCTGTGATTGTCAACACAGATACCTTAGAAGCCCCGGGATATG AGTTGCAGGTGAACGGGACGGAGGGGGAAATGGAATACGAGGAGATCACATTGGAAAGG GGTAACTCAGGTCTGGGCTTCAGCATCGCAGGTGGCACTGATAACCCACACATCGGTGACGACCCATCCATTTTCATCACCAAGATCATTCCTGGTGGGGCTGCTGCCCAGGATGGCCGTCTCAG GGTCAACGATAGCATCTTGTTTGTAAATGAAGTGGACGTGCGGGAGGTGACCCACTCAGCCGCGGTGGAGGCCCTCAAAGAGGCAGGCTCCATCGTCCGCCTCTACGTCATGCGCCGGAAGCCCCCGGCTGAGAAGCTCATGGAGATCAAGCTCATCAAGGGGCCTAAAG GTCTTGGCTTCAGCATCGCTGGAGGTGTAGGGAACCAGCACATCCCCGGAGATAATAGCATCTATGTAACCAAGATTATCGAAGGGGGTGCTGCCCACAAGGATGGGAGGTTGCAGATTGGAGACAAGATCCTGGCG GTCAACAGTGTGGGGCTGGAGGACGTCATGCATGAGGATGCCGTGGCAGCCCTGAAGAACACGTATGATGTTGTCTACCTAAAGGTGGCCAAGCCCAGCAATGCCTACCTGAGTGACAGCTATGCTCCCCCAGACATCACAACCT CCTATTCCCAGCACCTGGACAACGAGATCAGTCATAGCAGCTACCTGGGCACTGACTACCCCACAGCCATGACCCCCACCTCCCCTCGGCGCTACTCCCCGGTGGCCAAGGACCTGCTCGGGGAGGAAGACATCCCCCGAGAACCGAGGCGGATCGTGATCCACCGGGGATCCACGGGCCTGGGCTTCAACATCGTGGGTGGCGAGGACGGTGAAGGCATCTTCATCTCCTTCATCCTGGCCGGGGGCCCTGCGGACCTCAGTGGGGAGCTGCGGAAGGGGGACCAGATCCTCTCG GTCAATGGTGTTGACCTCCGCAACGCCAGCCATGAGCAGGCTGCCATTGCCCTGAAGAACGCGGGTCAGACAGTCACGATCATCGCTCAGTATAAACCGGAAG AGTACAGCCGGTTCGAGGCCAAGATCCACGACCTTCGGGAACAGCTCATGAACAGCAGCCTGGGCTCAGGGACTGCCTCCCTGCGAAGCAATCCCAAAAGGGGTTTCTACATCAG GGCCCTGTTTGACTACGACAAGACCAAGGACTGTGGCTTCCTGAGCCAGGCCCTGAGCTTCCGCTTTGGGGATGTGCTGCATGTCATCGACGCCAGTGATGAGGAGTGGTGGCAGGCGCGGCGGGTCCACTCTGACAGCGAGACTGATGACATCGGCTTTATCCCCAGCAAACGGCG GGTTGAGCGACGGGAGTGGTCAAGGTTAAAGGCCAAG GATTGGGGCTCCAGCTCTGGATCACAGG GTCGAGAAGACTCGGTTCTGAGCTATGAGACGGTGACACAGATGGAAG TGCACTACGCTCGCCCCATCATCATCCTCGGGCCCACCAAGGACCGCGCCAATGATGATCTCCTCTCCGAGTTCCCCGACAAGTTTGGATCCTGTGTTCCCC ATACGACACGGCCCAAGCGGGAGTATGAGATAGATGGCCGGGATTACCACTTTGTGTCGTCCCGGGAGAAAATGGAGAAGGACATCCAGGCGCACAAGTTCATTGAGGCCGGCCAGTACAACAGCCACCTGTATGGAACCAGCGTCCAGTCCGTGCGCGAGGTGGCCGAGCAG GGGAAGCACTGCATCCTCGATGTCTCGGCCAATGCCGTGCGGCGGCTGCAGGCGGCCCACCTGCACCCTATCGCCATCTTCATCCGCCCCCGCTCCCTGGAGAATGTGCT AGAGATTAATAAGCGGATCACAGAGGAGCAAGCCCGCAAAGCCTTCGACAGAGCCGCCAAGCTGGAGCAGGAGTTCACAGAGTGCTTCTCAG ccATCGTGGAGGGAGACAGCTTTGAGGAGATCTACCACAAGGTGAAGCGCGTCATCGAGGACCTCTCAGGCCCCTACATCTGGGTCCCAGCCCGAGAGAGACTCTGA
- the DLG4 gene encoding disks large homolog 4 isoform X4, whose translation MDCLCIVTTKKYRYQDEDTPPLEHSPAHLPNQANSPPVIVNTDTLEAPGYVNGTEGEMEYEEITLERGNSGLGFSIAGGTDNPHIGDDPSIFITKIIPGGAAAQDGRLRVNDSILFVNEVDVREVTHSAAVEALKEAGSIVRLYVMRRKPPAEKLMEIKLIKGPKGLGFSIAGGVGNQHIPGDNSIYVTKIIEGGAAHKDGRLQIGDKILAVNSVGLEDVMHEDAVAALKNTYDVVYLKVAKPSNAYLSDSYAPPDITTSYSQHLDNEISHSSYLGTDYPTAMTPTSPRRYSPVAKDLLGEEDIPREPRRIVIHRGSTGLGFNIVGGEDGEGIFISFILAGGPADLSGELRKGDQILSVNGVDLRNASHEQAAIALKNAGQTVTIIAQYKPEEYSRFEAKIHDLREQLMNSSLGSGTASLRSNPKRGFYIRALFDYDKTKDCGFLSQALSFRFGDVLHVIDASDEEWWQARRVHSDSETDDIGFIPSKRRVERREWSRLKAKDWGSSSGSQGREDSVLSYETVTQMEVHYARPIIILGPTKDRANDDLLSEFPDKFGSCVPHTTRPKREYEIDGRDYHFVSSREKMEKDIQAHKFIEAGQYNSHLYGTSVQSVREVAEQGKHCILDVSANAVRRLQAAHLHPIAIFIRPRSLENVLEINKRITEEQARKAFDRAAKLEQEFTECFSAIVEGDSFEEIYHKVKRVIEDLSGPYIWVPARERL comes from the exons ATGGACTGTCTCTGTATAGTGACAACCAAG AAATACCGCTACCAAGATGAAGACACGCCCCCTCTGGAGCACAGCCCGGCCCACCTCCCCAACCAG GCCAATTCTCCCCCTGTGATTGTCAACACAGATACCTTAGAAGCCCCGGGATAT GTGAACGGGACGGAGGGGGAAATGGAATACGAGGAGATCACATTGGAAAGG GGTAACTCAGGTCTGGGCTTCAGCATCGCAGGTGGCACTGATAACCCACACATCGGTGACGACCCATCCATTTTCATCACCAAGATCATTCCTGGTGGGGCTGCTGCCCAGGATGGCCGTCTCAG GGTCAACGATAGCATCTTGTTTGTAAATGAAGTGGACGTGCGGGAGGTGACCCACTCAGCCGCGGTGGAGGCCCTCAAAGAGGCAGGCTCCATCGTCCGCCTCTACGTCATGCGCCGGAAGCCCCCGGCTGAGAAGCTCATGGAGATCAAGCTCATCAAGGGGCCTAAAG GTCTTGGCTTCAGCATCGCTGGAGGTGTAGGGAACCAGCACATCCCCGGAGATAATAGCATCTATGTAACCAAGATTATCGAAGGGGGTGCTGCCCACAAGGATGGGAGGTTGCAGATTGGAGACAAGATCCTGGCG GTCAACAGTGTGGGGCTGGAGGACGTCATGCATGAGGATGCCGTGGCAGCCCTGAAGAACACGTATGATGTTGTCTACCTAAAGGTGGCCAAGCCCAGCAATGCCTACCTGAGTGACAGCTATGCTCCCCCAGACATCACAACCT CCTATTCCCAGCACCTGGACAACGAGATCAGTCATAGCAGCTACCTGGGCACTGACTACCCCACAGCCATGACCCCCACCTCCCCTCGGCGCTACTCCCCGGTGGCCAAGGACCTGCTCGGGGAGGAAGACATCCCCCGAGAACCGAGGCGGATCGTGATCCACCGGGGATCCACGGGCCTGGGCTTCAACATCGTGGGTGGCGAGGACGGTGAAGGCATCTTCATCTCCTTCATCCTGGCCGGGGGCCCTGCGGACCTCAGTGGGGAGCTGCGGAAGGGGGACCAGATCCTCTCG GTCAATGGTGTTGACCTCCGCAACGCCAGCCATGAGCAGGCTGCCATTGCCCTGAAGAACGCGGGTCAGACAGTCACGATCATCGCTCAGTATAAACCGGAAG AGTACAGCCGGTTCGAGGCCAAGATCCACGACCTTCGGGAACAGCTCATGAACAGCAGCCTGGGCTCAGGGACTGCCTCCCTGCGAAGCAATCCCAAAAGGGGTTTCTACATCAG GGCCCTGTTTGACTACGACAAGACCAAGGACTGTGGCTTCCTGAGCCAGGCCCTGAGCTTCCGCTTTGGGGATGTGCTGCATGTCATCGACGCCAGTGATGAGGAGTGGTGGCAGGCGCGGCGGGTCCACTCTGACAGCGAGACTGATGACATCGGCTTTATCCCCAGCAAACGGCG GGTTGAGCGACGGGAGTGGTCAAGGTTAAAGGCCAAG GATTGGGGCTCCAGCTCTGGATCACAGG GTCGAGAAGACTCGGTTCTGAGCTATGAGACGGTGACACAGATGGAAG TGCACTACGCTCGCCCCATCATCATCCTCGGGCCCACCAAGGACCGCGCCAATGATGATCTCCTCTCCGAGTTCCCCGACAAGTTTGGATCCTGTGTTCCCC ATACGACACGGCCCAAGCGGGAGTATGAGATAGATGGCCGGGATTACCACTTTGTGTCGTCCCGGGAGAAAATGGAGAAGGACATCCAGGCGCACAAGTTCATTGAGGCCGGCCAGTACAACAGCCACCTGTATGGAACCAGCGTCCAGTCCGTGCGCGAGGTGGCCGAGCAG GGGAAGCACTGCATCCTCGATGTCTCGGCCAATGCCGTGCGGCGGCTGCAGGCGGCCCACCTGCACCCTATCGCCATCTTCATCCGCCCCCGCTCCCTGGAGAATGTGCT AGAGATTAATAAGCGGATCACAGAGGAGCAAGCCCGCAAAGCCTTCGACAGAGCCGCCAAGCTGGAGCAGGAGTTCACAGAGTGCTTCTCAG ccATCGTGGAGGGAGACAGCTTTGAGGAGATCTACCACAAGGTGAAGCGCGTCATCGAGGACCTCTCAGGCCCCTACATCTGGGTCCCAGCCCGAGAGAGACTCTGA
- the DLG4 gene encoding disks large homolog 4 isoform X1, whose amino-acid sequence MDCLCIVTTKKYRYQDEDTPPLEHSPAHLPNQVNAPELVHVAERNLSHLEAVQGVVGHAHFSPLKANSPPVIVNTDTLEAPGYELQVNGTEGEMEYEEITLERGNSGLGFSIAGGTDNPHIGDDPSIFITKIIPGGAAAQDGRLRVNDSILFVNEVDVREVTHSAAVEALKEAGSIVRLYVMRRKPPAEKLMEIKLIKGPKGLGFSIAGGVGNQHIPGDNSIYVTKIIEGGAAHKDGRLQIGDKILAVNSVGLEDVMHEDAVAALKNTYDVVYLKVAKPSNAYLSDSYAPPDITTSYSQHLDNEISHSSYLGTDYPTAMTPTSPRRYSPVAKDLLGEEDIPREPRRIVIHRGSTGLGFNIVGGEDGEGIFISFILAGGPADLSGELRKGDQILSVNGVDLRNASHEQAAIALKNAGQTVTIIAQYKPEEYSRFEAKIHDLREQLMNSSLGSGTASLRSNPKRGFYIRALFDYDKTKDCGFLSQALSFRFGDVLHVIDASDEEWWQARRVHSDSETDDIGFIPSKRRVERREWSRLKAKDWGSSSGSQGREDSVLSYETVTQMEVHYARPIIILGPTKDRANDDLLSEFPDKFGSCVPHTTRPKREYEIDGRDYHFVSSREKMEKDIQAHKFIEAGQYNSHLYGTSVQSVREVAEQGKHCILDVSANAVRRLQAAHLHPIAIFIRPRSLENVLEINKRITEEQARKAFDRAAKLEQEFTECFSAIVEGDSFEEIYHKVKRVIEDLSGPYIWVPARERL is encoded by the exons ATGGACTGTCTCTGTATAGTGACAACCAAG AAATACCGCTACCAAGATGAAGACACGCCCCCTCTGGAGCACAGCCCGGCCCACCTCCCCAACCAGGTAAACGCCCCCGAGCTGGTGCACGTGGCGGAGAGGAACTTGTCCCACCTCGAGGCCGTCCAAGGGGTCGTGGGCCACGCCCACTTCTCCCCCCTCAAG GCCAATTCTCCCCCTGTGATTGTCAACACAGATACCTTAGAAGCCCCGGGATATG AGTTGCAGGTGAACGGGACGGAGGGGGAAATGGAATACGAGGAGATCACATTGGAAAGG GGTAACTCAGGTCTGGGCTTCAGCATCGCAGGTGGCACTGATAACCCACACATCGGTGACGACCCATCCATTTTCATCACCAAGATCATTCCTGGTGGGGCTGCTGCCCAGGATGGCCGTCTCAG GGTCAACGATAGCATCTTGTTTGTAAATGAAGTGGACGTGCGGGAGGTGACCCACTCAGCCGCGGTGGAGGCCCTCAAAGAGGCAGGCTCCATCGTCCGCCTCTACGTCATGCGCCGGAAGCCCCCGGCTGAGAAGCTCATGGAGATCAAGCTCATCAAGGGGCCTAAAG GTCTTGGCTTCAGCATCGCTGGAGGTGTAGGGAACCAGCACATCCCCGGAGATAATAGCATCTATGTAACCAAGATTATCGAAGGGGGTGCTGCCCACAAGGATGGGAGGTTGCAGATTGGAGACAAGATCCTGGCG GTCAACAGTGTGGGGCTGGAGGACGTCATGCATGAGGATGCCGTGGCAGCCCTGAAGAACACGTATGATGTTGTCTACCTAAAGGTGGCCAAGCCCAGCAATGCCTACCTGAGTGACAGCTATGCTCCCCCAGACATCACAACCT CCTATTCCCAGCACCTGGACAACGAGATCAGTCATAGCAGCTACCTGGGCACTGACTACCCCACAGCCATGACCCCCACCTCCCCTCGGCGCTACTCCCCGGTGGCCAAGGACCTGCTCGGGGAGGAAGACATCCCCCGAGAACCGAGGCGGATCGTGATCCACCGGGGATCCACGGGCCTGGGCTTCAACATCGTGGGTGGCGAGGACGGTGAAGGCATCTTCATCTCCTTCATCCTGGCCGGGGGCCCTGCGGACCTCAGTGGGGAGCTGCGGAAGGGGGACCAGATCCTCTCG GTCAATGGTGTTGACCTCCGCAACGCCAGCCATGAGCAGGCTGCCATTGCCCTGAAGAACGCGGGTCAGACAGTCACGATCATCGCTCAGTATAAACCGGAAG AGTACAGCCGGTTCGAGGCCAAGATCCACGACCTTCGGGAACAGCTCATGAACAGCAGCCTGGGCTCAGGGACTGCCTCCCTGCGAAGCAATCCCAAAAGGGGTTTCTACATCAG GGCCCTGTTTGACTACGACAAGACCAAGGACTGTGGCTTCCTGAGCCAGGCCCTGAGCTTCCGCTTTGGGGATGTGCTGCATGTCATCGACGCCAGTGATGAGGAGTGGTGGCAGGCGCGGCGGGTCCACTCTGACAGCGAGACTGATGACATCGGCTTTATCCCCAGCAAACGGCG GGTTGAGCGACGGGAGTGGTCAAGGTTAAAGGCCAAG GATTGGGGCTCCAGCTCTGGATCACAGG GTCGAGAAGACTCGGTTCTGAGCTATGAGACGGTGACACAGATGGAAG TGCACTACGCTCGCCCCATCATCATCCTCGGGCCCACCAAGGACCGCGCCAATGATGATCTCCTCTCCGAGTTCCCCGACAAGTTTGGATCCTGTGTTCCCC ATACGACACGGCCCAAGCGGGAGTATGAGATAGATGGCCGGGATTACCACTTTGTGTCGTCCCGGGAGAAAATGGAGAAGGACATCCAGGCGCACAAGTTCATTGAGGCCGGCCAGTACAACAGCCACCTGTATGGAACCAGCGTCCAGTCCGTGCGCGAGGTGGCCGAGCAG GGGAAGCACTGCATCCTCGATGTCTCGGCCAATGCCGTGCGGCGGCTGCAGGCGGCCCACCTGCACCCTATCGCCATCTTCATCCGCCCCCGCTCCCTGGAGAATGTGCT AGAGATTAATAAGCGGATCACAGAGGAGCAAGCCCGCAAAGCCTTCGACAGAGCCGCCAAGCTGGAGCAGGAGTTCACAGAGTGCTTCTCAG ccATCGTGGAGGGAGACAGCTTTGAGGAGATCTACCACAAGGTGAAGCGCGTCATCGAGGACCTCTCAGGCCCCTACATCTGGGTCCCAGCCCGAGAGAGACTCTGA
- the DLG4 gene encoding disks large homolog 4 isoform X2, translating into MDCLCIVTTKKYRYQDEDTPPLEHSPAHLPNQVNAPELVHVAERNLSHLEAVQGVVGHAHFSPLKANSPPVIVNTDTLEAPGYVNGTEGEMEYEEITLERGNSGLGFSIAGGTDNPHIGDDPSIFITKIIPGGAAAQDGRLRVNDSILFVNEVDVREVTHSAAVEALKEAGSIVRLYVMRRKPPAEKLMEIKLIKGPKGLGFSIAGGVGNQHIPGDNSIYVTKIIEGGAAHKDGRLQIGDKILAVNSVGLEDVMHEDAVAALKNTYDVVYLKVAKPSNAYLSDSYAPPDITTSYSQHLDNEISHSSYLGTDYPTAMTPTSPRRYSPVAKDLLGEEDIPREPRRIVIHRGSTGLGFNIVGGEDGEGIFISFILAGGPADLSGELRKGDQILSVNGVDLRNASHEQAAIALKNAGQTVTIIAQYKPEEYSRFEAKIHDLREQLMNSSLGSGTASLRSNPKRGFYIRALFDYDKTKDCGFLSQALSFRFGDVLHVIDASDEEWWQARRVHSDSETDDIGFIPSKRRVERREWSRLKAKDWGSSSGSQGREDSVLSYETVTQMEVHYARPIIILGPTKDRANDDLLSEFPDKFGSCVPHTTRPKREYEIDGRDYHFVSSREKMEKDIQAHKFIEAGQYNSHLYGTSVQSVREVAEQGKHCILDVSANAVRRLQAAHLHPIAIFIRPRSLENVLEINKRITEEQARKAFDRAAKLEQEFTECFSAIVEGDSFEEIYHKVKRVIEDLSGPYIWVPARERL; encoded by the exons ATGGACTGTCTCTGTATAGTGACAACCAAG AAATACCGCTACCAAGATGAAGACACGCCCCCTCTGGAGCACAGCCCGGCCCACCTCCCCAACCAGGTAAACGCCCCCGAGCTGGTGCACGTGGCGGAGAGGAACTTGTCCCACCTCGAGGCCGTCCAAGGGGTCGTGGGCCACGCCCACTTCTCCCCCCTCAAG GCCAATTCTCCCCCTGTGATTGTCAACACAGATACCTTAGAAGCCCCGGGATAT GTGAACGGGACGGAGGGGGAAATGGAATACGAGGAGATCACATTGGAAAGG GGTAACTCAGGTCTGGGCTTCAGCATCGCAGGTGGCACTGATAACCCACACATCGGTGACGACCCATCCATTTTCATCACCAAGATCATTCCTGGTGGGGCTGCTGCCCAGGATGGCCGTCTCAG GGTCAACGATAGCATCTTGTTTGTAAATGAAGTGGACGTGCGGGAGGTGACCCACTCAGCCGCGGTGGAGGCCCTCAAAGAGGCAGGCTCCATCGTCCGCCTCTACGTCATGCGCCGGAAGCCCCCGGCTGAGAAGCTCATGGAGATCAAGCTCATCAAGGGGCCTAAAG GTCTTGGCTTCAGCATCGCTGGAGGTGTAGGGAACCAGCACATCCCCGGAGATAATAGCATCTATGTAACCAAGATTATCGAAGGGGGTGCTGCCCACAAGGATGGGAGGTTGCAGATTGGAGACAAGATCCTGGCG GTCAACAGTGTGGGGCTGGAGGACGTCATGCATGAGGATGCCGTGGCAGCCCTGAAGAACACGTATGATGTTGTCTACCTAAAGGTGGCCAAGCCCAGCAATGCCTACCTGAGTGACAGCTATGCTCCCCCAGACATCACAACCT CCTATTCCCAGCACCTGGACAACGAGATCAGTCATAGCAGCTACCTGGGCACTGACTACCCCACAGCCATGACCCCCACCTCCCCTCGGCGCTACTCCCCGGTGGCCAAGGACCTGCTCGGGGAGGAAGACATCCCCCGAGAACCGAGGCGGATCGTGATCCACCGGGGATCCACGGGCCTGGGCTTCAACATCGTGGGTGGCGAGGACGGTGAAGGCATCTTCATCTCCTTCATCCTGGCCGGGGGCCCTGCGGACCTCAGTGGGGAGCTGCGGAAGGGGGACCAGATCCTCTCG GTCAATGGTGTTGACCTCCGCAACGCCAGCCATGAGCAGGCTGCCATTGCCCTGAAGAACGCGGGTCAGACAGTCACGATCATCGCTCAGTATAAACCGGAAG AGTACAGCCGGTTCGAGGCCAAGATCCACGACCTTCGGGAACAGCTCATGAACAGCAGCCTGGGCTCAGGGACTGCCTCCCTGCGAAGCAATCCCAAAAGGGGTTTCTACATCAG GGCCCTGTTTGACTACGACAAGACCAAGGACTGTGGCTTCCTGAGCCAGGCCCTGAGCTTCCGCTTTGGGGATGTGCTGCATGTCATCGACGCCAGTGATGAGGAGTGGTGGCAGGCGCGGCGGGTCCACTCTGACAGCGAGACTGATGACATCGGCTTTATCCCCAGCAAACGGCG GGTTGAGCGACGGGAGTGGTCAAGGTTAAAGGCCAAG GATTGGGGCTCCAGCTCTGGATCACAGG GTCGAGAAGACTCGGTTCTGAGCTATGAGACGGTGACACAGATGGAAG TGCACTACGCTCGCCCCATCATCATCCTCGGGCCCACCAAGGACCGCGCCAATGATGATCTCCTCTCCGAGTTCCCCGACAAGTTTGGATCCTGTGTTCCCC ATACGACACGGCCCAAGCGGGAGTATGAGATAGATGGCCGGGATTACCACTTTGTGTCGTCCCGGGAGAAAATGGAGAAGGACATCCAGGCGCACAAGTTCATTGAGGCCGGCCAGTACAACAGCCACCTGTATGGAACCAGCGTCCAGTCCGTGCGCGAGGTGGCCGAGCAG GGGAAGCACTGCATCCTCGATGTCTCGGCCAATGCCGTGCGGCGGCTGCAGGCGGCCCACCTGCACCCTATCGCCATCTTCATCCGCCCCCGCTCCCTGGAGAATGTGCT AGAGATTAATAAGCGGATCACAGAGGAGCAAGCCCGCAAAGCCTTCGACAGAGCCGCCAAGCTGGAGCAGGAGTTCACAGAGTGCTTCTCAG ccATCGTGGAGGGAGACAGCTTTGAGGAGATCTACCACAAGGTGAAGCGCGTCATCGAGGACCTCTCAGGCCCCTACATCTGGGTCCCAGCCCGAGAGAGACTCTGA
- the DLG4 gene encoding disks large homolog 4 isoform X5, translating to MDCLCIVTTKKYRYQDEDTPPLEHSPAHLPNQVNAPELVHVAERNLSHLEAVQGVVGHAHFSPLKANSPPVIVNTDTLEAPGYELQVNGTEGEMEYEEITLERGNSGLGFSIAGGTDNPHIGDDPSIFITKIIPGGAAAQDGRLRVNDSILFVNEVDVREVTHSAAVEALKEAGSIVRLYVMRRKPPAEKLMEIKLIKGPKGLGFSIAGGVGNQHIPGDNSIYVTKIIEGGAAHKDGRLQIGDKILAVNSVGLEDVMHEDAVAALKNTYDVVYLKVAKPSNAYLSDSYAPPDITTSYSQHLDNEISHSSYLGTDYPTAMTPTSPRRYSPVAKDLLGEEDIPREPRRIVIHRGSTGLGFNIVGGEDGEGIFISFILAGGPADLSGELRKGDQILSVNGVDLRNASHEQAAIALKNAGQTVTIIAQYKPEEYSRFEAKIHDLREQLMNSSLGSGTASLRSNPKRGFYIRALFDYDKTKDCGFLSQALSFRFGDVLHVIDASDEEWWQARRVHSDSETDDIGFIPSKRRVERREWSRLKAKDWGSSSGSQGREDSVLSYETVTQMEVHYARPIIILGPTKDRANDDLLSEFPDKFGSCVPHTTRPKREYEIDGRDYHFVSSREKMEKDIQAHKFIEAGQYNSHLYGTSVQSVREVAEQRD from the exons ATGGACTGTCTCTGTATAGTGACAACCAAG AAATACCGCTACCAAGATGAAGACACGCCCCCTCTGGAGCACAGCCCGGCCCACCTCCCCAACCAGGTAAACGCCCCCGAGCTGGTGCACGTGGCGGAGAGGAACTTGTCCCACCTCGAGGCCGTCCAAGGGGTCGTGGGCCACGCCCACTTCTCCCCCCTCAAG GCCAATTCTCCCCCTGTGATTGTCAACACAGATACCTTAGAAGCCCCGGGATATG AGTTGCAGGTGAACGGGACGGAGGGGGAAATGGAATACGAGGAGATCACATTGGAAAGG GGTAACTCAGGTCTGGGCTTCAGCATCGCAGGTGGCACTGATAACCCACACATCGGTGACGACCCATCCATTTTCATCACCAAGATCATTCCTGGTGGGGCTGCTGCCCAGGATGGCCGTCTCAG GGTCAACGATAGCATCTTGTTTGTAAATGAAGTGGACGTGCGGGAGGTGACCCACTCAGCCGCGGTGGAGGCCCTCAAAGAGGCAGGCTCCATCGTCCGCCTCTACGTCATGCGCCGGAAGCCCCCGGCTGAGAAGCTCATGGAGATCAAGCTCATCAAGGGGCCTAAAG GTCTTGGCTTCAGCATCGCTGGAGGTGTAGGGAACCAGCACATCCCCGGAGATAATAGCATCTATGTAACCAAGATTATCGAAGGGGGTGCTGCCCACAAGGATGGGAGGTTGCAGATTGGAGACAAGATCCTGGCG GTCAACAGTGTGGGGCTGGAGGACGTCATGCATGAGGATGCCGTGGCAGCCCTGAAGAACACGTATGATGTTGTCTACCTAAAGGTGGCCAAGCCCAGCAATGCCTACCTGAGTGACAGCTATGCTCCCCCAGACATCACAACCT CCTATTCCCAGCACCTGGACAACGAGATCAGTCATAGCAGCTACCTGGGCACTGACTACCCCACAGCCATGACCCCCACCTCCCCTCGGCGCTACTCCCCGGTGGCCAAGGACCTGCTCGGGGAGGAAGACATCCCCCGAGAACCGAGGCGGATCGTGATCCACCGGGGATCCACGGGCCTGGGCTTCAACATCGTGGGTGGCGAGGACGGTGAAGGCATCTTCATCTCCTTCATCCTGGCCGGGGGCCCTGCGGACCTCAGTGGGGAGCTGCGGAAGGGGGACCAGATCCTCTCG GTCAATGGTGTTGACCTCCGCAACGCCAGCCATGAGCAGGCTGCCATTGCCCTGAAGAACGCGGGTCAGACAGTCACGATCATCGCTCAGTATAAACCGGAAG AGTACAGCCGGTTCGAGGCCAAGATCCACGACCTTCGGGAACAGCTCATGAACAGCAGCCTGGGCTCAGGGACTGCCTCCCTGCGAAGCAATCCCAAAAGGGGTTTCTACATCAG GGCCCTGTTTGACTACGACAAGACCAAGGACTGTGGCTTCCTGAGCCAGGCCCTGAGCTTCCGCTTTGGGGATGTGCTGCATGTCATCGACGCCAGTGATGAGGAGTGGTGGCAGGCGCGGCGGGTCCACTCTGACAGCGAGACTGATGACATCGGCTTTATCCCCAGCAAACGGCG GGTTGAGCGACGGGAGTGGTCAAGGTTAAAGGCCAAG GATTGGGGCTCCAGCTCTGGATCACAGG GTCGAGAAGACTCGGTTCTGAGCTATGAGACGGTGACACAGATGGAAG TGCACTACGCTCGCCCCATCATCATCCTCGGGCCCACCAAGGACCGCGCCAATGATGATCTCCTCTCCGAGTTCCCCGACAAGTTTGGATCCTGTGTTCCCC ATACGACACGGCCCAAGCGGGAGTATGAGATAGATGGCCGGGATTACCACTTTGTGTCGTCCCGGGAGAAAATGGAGAAGGACATCCAGGCGCACAAGTTCATTGAGGCCGGCCAGTACAACAGCCACCTGTATGGAACCAGCGTCCAGTCCGTGCGCGAGGTGGCCGAGCAG AGAGATTAA